In Humulus lupulus chromosome 7, drHumLupu1.1, whole genome shotgun sequence, the following are encoded in one genomic region:
- the LOC133792545 gene encoding putative disease resistance RPP13-like protein 1, translating to MATGQIHHLQTLSNEDCWKLFTEHAFGNNVDLNDYQDLQTLLLSWCKKLSLLPKNMGSLINLRYLDIEGVPLKEMPQQINQMKHLQFLSNVVLSDRHINGGIKMKRVAELEHLHGILGLENIIDDILDALRPHTNLKHLEIDNYRGTTFSHWIRDFAVSNLVSIKISNCKNCCILPHVGQLAFLKSLITDGCDRVISIGDEIHHKGPQFSCLEVLRIENMLVWKDWSFSNEAMQGGKIFPLLKRLVLMNCPKLSVGLPGYLPSLEHLIICNCEQMVVLLPENTTDHYIPSLYCHHSYR from the exons ATGGCTACTGGGCAGATTCATCACCTGCAAACTTTGTCAAATGAAGATTGTTGGAAATTATTCACTGAACATGCTTTTGGAAATAATGTTGACCTCAATGACTACCAAGATCTTCAA ACTTTACTGTTGTCATGGTGTAAGAAGCTTTCTCTATTACCAAAGAACATGGGAAGCTTAATAAACTTGCGATATCTAGACATTGAAGGTGTACCTTTGAAAGAGATGCCACAACAAATTAATCAGATGAAACACTTGCAATTCTTATCAAATGTGGTTTTGAGTGATAGGCACATTAATGGAGGAATTAAAATGAAAAGGGTAGCAGAGCTTGAACACCTACATGGCATTTTGGGACTGGAAAATATTATTGAT GATATACTTGATGCACTTCGACCCCATACAAACTTGAAACATCTTGAGATTGACAATTATAGAGGTACAACATTCTCACACTGGATTAGAGACTTTGCAGTTTCTAATTTAGTATCAATCAAGATAAGCAATTGTAAAAATTGTTGTATTTTACCACATGTTGGACAACTAGCCTTTCTCAAATCTCTCATTACCGATGGATGTGATAGAGTGATCTCAATAGGTGATGAGATTCATCACAAAGGTCCTCAATTCAGCTGTCTAGAAGTGTTAAGGATTGAAAATATGTTGGTGTGGAAAGATTGGTCATTTAGTAATGAAGCTATGCAAGGTGGTAAAATATTCCCTCTTCTAAAAAGACTTGTACTGATGAACTGTCCAAAGCTTAGTGTTGGTTTACCTGGTTATCTTCCATCCTTGGAACATCTCATAATATGTAATTGTGAGCAAATGGTGGTTCTGCTTCCTGAGAACACAACAGACCATTACATCCCCTCCCTCTATTGCCACCATTCGTATAGATAA
- the LOC133790088 gene encoding auxin-responsive protein SAUR21-like has protein sequence MAFGLSGFVQGKKALRRSLSGNKEATLKSATIPKGYFAVYVGEDQKKRYVVPLSYLNEPAFQDLLSMAEEEFGYEHPMGGLTIPCREDIFIDITSQLN, from the coding sequence ATGGCATTTGGATTGTCCGGCTTTGTTCAGGGCAAGAAGGCTCTCCGAAGATCGCTTTCAGGCAACAAAGAAGCAACTTTGAAGTCTGCAACCATTCCAAAGGGCTACTTTGCTGTCTATGTTGGAGAAGATCAGAAGAAGCGTTATGTAGTACCTCTTTCGTACCTAAATGAGCCTGCTTTTCAAGACTTGCTGAGTATGGCAGAAGAAGAGTTTGGATATGAGCATCCGATGGGTGGACTTACAATTCCTTGCAGAGAAGACATATTCATTGATATCACATCTCAGTTGAATTGA